One stretch of Oryzias latipes chromosome 7, ASM223467v1 DNA includes these proteins:
- the slc13a3 gene encoding solute carrier family 13 member 3: MKLSAVSKKLWCVHKQLLLLLAPLVFLPLLFTLPEKEGKCLYVILLMATFWCTEALPLAVTAMLPVCLFPTLGILPAKKVCPQYFIETNFLFLSGLIMASSIEEWGLHQRIALKVLSIVGVKPAWLILGMMLTSSFLSMWLSNTATTAMMLPIASAILESLFGDLETLKQKCQSLDDPESSLINGQSSVKLHSLPSVPSEKQILSMDGPDVLEQTDLKTAEEIKSEAQYQMKVWKGFLICIPYAASIGGTATLTGTAPNLILIGQLKSYFPDCDLINFGSWFAFAFPLMLLFLFLGWLWISFLYGGLNSRLCFKKHDCRAQAEAKAKALIIEDYKKLGPINFAEGAISFFFVLFAVLLFTRDPKFVTGWSVFFKKGYVSDAVTGVIIVSILFFFPSQKPSLRWWFDPQAANTPYVPLLSWKKAQDSVPWNIIMLLGGGFAMAKACEESGLASWIGGHLQPLAEVPPAAAVMLITAFLACFTEFASNTATIIIFLPVIAELAMRVSVNPLYFMIPATVGCSYAFMLPVSTPPNSIAFASGHLMVKDMVKTGFVMNILGILSVSLAMNTWGVAMFNLHSYPEWAHPVNKTAIALVPFSSVPPLNATL, translated from the exons ATGAAATTGTCTGCTGTGTCCAAGAAGCTGTGGTGCGTCCacaagcagctgctgctcctgcttgCTCCACTCGTGTTTCTACCTTTACTTTTTACTCTGCCAGAAAAG gAAGGAAAATGCCTTTACGTGATTCTTCTAATGGCTACATTCTGGTGTACAGAGGCCCTGCCTCTGGCTGTTACAGCAATGCTTCCAGTTTGCCTCTTTCCGACTCTGGGAATCCTTCCAGCCAAAAAAGTCTGCCCTCAGTACTTCATTGAAACCAACTTCCTTTTCCTTAGTGGACTAATAATGGCATCGTCCATTGAGGAGTGGGGTCTGCACCAGAGAATAGCTCTAAAAGTCCTCAGCATTGTTGGAGTGAAACCAGCCTG GCTCATCTTGGGAATGATGTTGACCTCATCCTTCCTTTCCATGTGGCTTAGCAACACCGCCACAACAGCCATGATGCTGCCTATCGCAAGTGCCATTCTGGAGAGCCTGTTCGGTGACCTGGAGACTCTAAAGCAAAAGTGTCAATCACTAGATGATCCAGAGAGTTCTTTGATTAATG GCCAGTCGTCCGTAAAGCTGCATTCACTGCCATCCGTaccttcagaaaaacaaatattgtcAATGGATGG GCCGGATGTTCTGGAGCAGACCGACCTGAAGACAGCTGAAGAGATCAAATCGGAGGCTCAGTATCAGATGAAAGTGTGGAAGGGGTTTCTCATCTGCATTCCCTATGCGGCCAGTATCGGAGGGACGGCCACGCTGACGGGAACTGCTCCAAACCTGATCCTGATTGGACAACTGAAAAG ttATTTCCCAGACTGCGACCTCATCAACTTTGGCTCGTGGTTTGCATTCGCCTTCCCCCTCATGcttctcttcctgtttttgggctggctttggatttcttttctcTATGGGGGCTTAAATTCAAG GTTGTGCTTCAAAAAGCATGACTGCAGAGCGCAGGCAGAGGCCAAAGCCAAGGCTCTAATAATAGAAGATTACAAAAAACTCGGGCCCATAAA CTTTGCAGAAGGAGCcatctctttcttttttgtattatttgctGTCCTGCTGTTCACGAGGGATCCCAAGTTTGTCACCGGTTGGtctgtgtttttcaaaaaagg GTATGTCTCAGACGCCGTCACTGGCGTGATCATTGTGTCCATATTGTTCTTCTTCCCTTCGCAAAAACCTTCTCTGAGATGGTGGTTCGATCCACAAG cTGCAAACACTCCTTATGTTCCCCTTCTTTCATGGAAAAAAGCCCAGGATTCAGTTCCCTGGAATATCATAATGCTCCTTGGCGGGGGGTTTGCCATGGCCAAAGCTTGCGAG GAGTCCGGTCTGGCCTCCTGGATTGGAGGCCACCTCCAGCCGTTGGCTGAAGtccctcctgctgcagctgtgaTGCTGATCACGGCCTTTCTGGCCTGTTTTACTGAGTTTGCCAGCAACACTGCGACAATTATCATATTTCTGCCTGTCATTGCTGAACTG GCCATGCGTGTCTCTGTGAATCCTCTGTACTTCATGATACCTGCAACGGTTGGATGCTCTTACGCATTTATGCTGCCGGTTTCCACACCACCAAACTCCATAGCCTTTGCATCCGGACATCTCATGGTCAAAGACATG GTAAAAACTGGCTTTGTCATGAACATCCTGGGTATCCTCTCCGTCTCATTGGCTATGAACACTTGGGGTGTCGCCATGTTCAACTTGCACAGTTACCCAGAATGGGCTCACCCTGTTAACAAAACTGCTATTGCTCTTGTACCCTTCTCATCTGTGCCGCCGCTCAACGCTACACTTTGA